gaatcacaaacacttccacGAAAACCGCAACCAATAATAAATTGTGCAAAACGTTGAAACCATGCCCGAGGTGCTTGTTTAAGTCCATAAAGAGATCGACGAAGGCGGCAAACATAATCGGGATGAGCGGAATCAACAAAACCCGGTGGTTGATGCATATAAACCGTTTCAgctaggtcaccatgaagaaaagcatttttAACGTCCAGCTGACGAATACCCCAAGAACGTGATGTTGCTATACTGAGCACAGTACGTATAGTCGCtggtttaacaaccggactaaacgtttcaaaacAATCAACTCCAACCTGTTGAGACTTGCCATTGGCTACTAGACGAGCCTTGTACCGCTGCAAGGTGCCATCAGCGTGAAACTTGTGACGGAAGAGCCACATAGACCGAATGATATGGGCGTTCCTGGGGCGAGGAACTAGTACCCAAGTGCCGGTCTTAATCATAGCAAGGTATTCGTTCCACATGGAAGCATTCTAGTTAGGGTCTCGAAGAGCATAAAGATAAGAACGTGGAAGAGGGGAAATTGGAGAGTTGGACTGGACATGAAGGTTCAGTCGCTGAATGGGGAGGAAAATTCCACGGGAAGCCCTAGTAGTTGGGCGAGTAGCTGTTGGAAGAAGTGGGCTAGAAGGGGAGGTCGGAGGGAGTGGGCTGGAGGGGTTGGACGGGGCACTGATGGGCTGTGGAGAGGAGACCGTGTTGGGCTGCACGGTAATGGGCTGGGTAAGGGAGGACGGTGGAGATTCATGGGTAGTGGGCTCAGCAAAAGTGGGATGGGAAGGACGAGTTGGCTTGGAAGGATGAGTGGGCTCGGAAGAAAGAGTGGGCTCAGTGGGAGTGGGCAGGGAAGGACGAGATTGGCGTCGATGAGGGGGAGAGTACAGCTTTGGCTGTAGGTTTGAGACGACTGGGCCGTCAACAGGGACGGAGAAGGATGGAGATGGATGAGTATTAGGAGAGGCTACAGGAGGGGGATATGTGGAGGAGTCTAGGAAGGAGTAAAGAGGATGGATTTGTGGGTCTTGAGAAAGGGAAGAGTCTAGATGAGAGGGACTTGAAAAAGGGAAGATGgtttcatcaaatgtgacatgtctTGAAATGATGAATTTGTTTGTGGAAATGTCAAGACAACGATAACCACGATGATTAGATGGAAAACCAAGAAAGACACACCTAGTGGAACGAGGAGCAAGTTTGTGTGGTGTTGTGGAAGAAAGATTAGGGTAGCAAAGACAACCAAAGATGCGAAGATGATCATATGTGGGTTGGCGTCTATATAAGACGGACACCGGAGATTGGAAGCGGAGAATTTTAGTGGGAAGAATGTTGTGTAAGTAGACGGCCATAAGAAGAGAATAGACCCAATATTTATGAGGAACGGAGGCATGGGTCATTAGGGTACGGGTGATATCATTGAATCGGCGAATCATGCGTTCCGCCTTACCATTTTGAGAGGATGTATGAGGACAAGAGAAGCGAAATACTAAGCCGTTTTGACTAGCAAAATTATGAAAAGAGGAATTGTCAAATTCGCGACCCATGTCGCATTGGAATGACTTAATTTGGCGTTCAAATTGAGTTTGAACAAAAGAACGGAATTCCAAAAATTTGGTGAAGACTTGGGATTTGAGTTTTAGTGGAAAAACCCATAGATAATTAGTGAAATCATCCAATAAGAGAAGATAATAACGAAAACCCGTGTCTAAATTCAACGGAGATgtccataaatcactatgaataATATCAAAAGGAGCAGCACTAGTAGAATGAGAGTCATAAAAGGGAAGACGAACATGTTTGCTAAGttgacaagaatgacaaagaTTGGGGGAAAGATTCTTATTACATTTAATAAAAGACTTTGTGCGTAAAGCATCTAAGATAGCCCCGCCAGGCCGAGGCGATTATGCCAAACGTCAGGTGAGCAGACGGCAAGAGAGAATTGGTGAGGTAGTGGCGAAAGGGAGGAATGCACGGCAGAAGTGGTGATGGAATAAAGCTCCCCAGAACTATCACATCGGAGAATAGTCTTCCTCGAattcaaatccttcacagaaaaaccataaggatcaaattcaacagacacatgattatcagtggtaAATTTACGAACAGAGATTAAGTTTTTGATGATGGAAGGAACGACAAGAGTATTTTTGAGATGAAGGGTGTGAGATGGAAGATCTATGAACCTAGAGCCACTAGCAGTTACCGGAATGCTGCTGCCATTACCCACTAAGATAGACCGCACATTGCTCGAAGGAAAAACATTATGTAAAGTACCTGGATCTGAGGTGATGTGTGATGTTGCGCCAGTGTCCATGTAGAAGTCATCATCAGGCGCTCGAATGCTCATGGAGCTGTATGCTTCGGCAATATCCGATGGTTGAAGGTATTCCGTTGTAGGAGTGACGTAAGCTTGTGGTGAACGGGCTGCTGAGAAGGTGCGTCCGCGACCACGGCCACGCCCACGGAACTGACGACCTCGGCCACGACCAGAGAGATGATGCTGCTGACTCCAGTAAGGTACATCAGGGTATGGGCTTGGGGGAGACGTCCATTGGGGAGCCCAGTTGGGTGCAGTAGGGTGACGTCTTGGGCCTGGTGGAGTTGGCAGAAGAGCAGCTTGGTGGCCCATCAGGGAACTGGGCTCGGAACGCTGGTGGGCAGACGCTGAGTGAAAACTGCTGGTGACGGAAGAAGAAGTAGCAGGTGAACGCTGGTTGTTGGCAGCCGCAAGAGCAGTATGGGAGCTGTAGTTTGATTGCTTTTCACGACGAATCTCCTCAGTGCGTAATTGAGAGCGAGCAGTGTCAAAAGATGGCATCGATTGTTGGATGAaggaggcaacaatattgtattCCTCCGGAAGTCCATTGACAAGTTGTATAACCAAACGTTTCTCATCCATTGGAAAATCAAGATCACTTAGTCGATTCGAAAGTGCCTGTAGCTTATCACAATAATCATCAACATTGTTACAATCAACAAATCTTAGATTCACGAACTTACTTTCTAGGTTAGCGGCACGGCTTCCTTTGTTGTCTTGGAAAAGATTTTTAAGATGATTCCATAACTCTTTCGCAGTTTTACCAGTTTTGAGAACTGTAAGCATCAAATCTTtggccatggtggagaacatccattgaCGGCAGAGGGCATCAAGTTGTAGTATGGTGGCAGCATCAAGATCTGGTGGTGGAGCGGAATCGTCAATAAGAAAAAGGAGGTTGTGTGCTTGTAGATGAAGTTGTAAAAGGAAAACCCATGAAGAATATTCATCTTGTTTGATATCTAGAGTAATAGGGATCAAAACTTTGATGTTAGAAACGGCGAAAGCCGGATGTAAGGATTTTTTGTCACTTGCCATGGATGATTATTGGTAAtttagagaaagaagaagatggatCGAGGTTGGCCTCGTGATACCATGTCGGAGGTTAATAAatccttaattattattattccatAAACTAATATAAATAGAGTTTGAGTATTACAGAAAATCTGGTATTCTCCCAGAATATTATGGTAACTAAATATCTCTAAATATATCATCTCTAAATATAATATATTGTCTATTAGTCAGCACCGGTAAGACGGCACAAATAAGCGGCTTTATTGAATAGGACGTGGCGTCTCTTAGTGAAGCACACATTTCTTTTCTGCCtatcttcaatcttcttcatctCAATCCTTCTCTTACCCATAACTACAATCGATATTAAGCCCAAAATTGAAGATTTGATGGTAGGAATGATAGTGCAACCGcagagatgttgttgttgatacaGGAAAGGAGAGTCTAATCTTTATAGAAACAGAGCGGGAAAGATTTGATGATACTGTAACTGCAGAGATGATGATACAGGAATGGAAACTCTAGTGAATGAAGTTTTATAGAAGGAGATGATGATGCAGGAATGGAAAGTCTAGTTTATAGAAACAGGGCGGGAATAATAACgcgttttcttttttgttgtttgcTTGGGCGTATCCGCAGAAACATTAGTGGTACCCCTTATCCTGGGGCCGAAAAAAATAAGAAAGGGTCGTCAAATAGCAGTCTTCCGAACTCCTTGTCCTACTGCTTTTGTTAATTGCTAAATATGTTGTTGattgggtccaagagcatagctcagcggtatcccatcaactccaacAAGGAGGAAGTCAGGGTAGATCCCTCCGTAACAGAGGTTTGTATTTAATTAGTTGTATAAAGGGGTTTGGTGGGGTTGGGTTTAGCAGTGGGTCTAGTCCAGCTGGATGGATTTGTGTAGGAGCCTGGGTCCGGCTTTAGcctatcaaaataaaataaacaaaaatgttGTTGATTTAAGTAGTGCTAATGACTGtgattaattaattaagattggcgattgaattagggttgtcgtgctagcctacgaGCGAGGCTCATGAAGAACCAGCCAAGGGGACCGAAGCGGATAAGGGGTTAATTATGTCGCAAGTGggacaaactaactctacctttcaTGTCAAATTATGAAACATTGCGCCATCGGGACTTGAACCTGGGATCTCCTGGAGTGCATGAAGCCTTTGATTatcggggatgaccagctgagttaGGTACCCATTTCCTATCAAGAATACCTCTGATTTAACTCTCATTACAATTTTGCTGCTTTTAATCGTGTAAAGTGcgtacaaaattttattttattttcggaaTTGCATATCATAAAATCCAAACCGTAACACCAGTATACGGCTGGGAAAACATGACCACCCAGCTGtcaacaaaaaagtctacggctAGGAAAGAACTCTCGGTCATAAGTATGATATATagctgaaaaataaaaatattctaGGTGTAAATATGAGTCACTGCTGGAAAATGTAAACTTATCGGGTATGATTTGCCATTCTGGAGGTGTTTTTATTCATATCGATGTTAGCTTAGATGCTGACGTTTAGTAATGGTTAATTCAGTTTTATCGTCTTTAACTTGTACCCGTTGtgaaggtgtttttatttttcacATTGATTTCAGCTATTAATATTgggtctgttagagcattgcttggttgaacccaccaagcgttggtatgtcaagtttgattgtcatattttagtgaaccaaaactcaattaagagtcgcttgattatgtactagagtcaacttcgtataggttaaactagaaagttattagggttatgagacatacaagtattactcaaagacttgaagaatgtgaagaagtaaagagctacatcgacgacatcatcctttctcttgaggttagtaatatttgacttgaactgtttcattcataacgtatttttcaagtcgtgctatattgaaaacataactccaAAGCTAtggatgattatactctagtagatagacgtagtattaaggaattataatacgaagtataatgcttatctttgaacttcgtatataagacatcgacataatcgtatgaatgctattgtgatatgcatatgggtaaaggtgaagatttcatcctaggaaacaatgtttacatttgtttaaaggaagtacattcataaacttgttttgtgaatcgaaacggaaatcgctaggcttattggtattgttattcattgcatatctttggattaccaatatgtgtgattagtataacggctcataacttgttatgtatcttggtaaaactactcacaatgcctgacttatgtattggtatgtcttttattagtgaaaccgatcttaagtaatcacctaagatggtatgatcggtatttgtaattggtgtgaccgatcctagtaattggtgtaacagatcctaataattggtgtgaccgatcacaaaagagttgtataatcgatccttgtaattggtataaccggtcctagtaattggtgtaaccgatcctagtaactgctGTGACCGGTCACAAGTAATACCGTGAGTATATAACCGGTCCTGGTacttgatgtaaccgatcctggtaactgatgtatccGGTCCTAgtaaccatatggaggtagaaccgatccttgtgtttggttgaaccgtaaacccataattaatgatttgataattgatattgatcaatcacatatagtTTTTGGAAATCGGATGAACCaaatataaacttgtttggaagtatggcaaatcggttccaagatcgtaaatatgaaagaggatttacaaagataaatatgtcgacatactttgaacacgtgcagtaattcttaccttctattgttcaaagatattccttaataactaaaggagaatcctggaCCGAactaattgagaatcttttaattaaggtttttagttttatatgcttttaattaccagcgatTAAATGcgtatctctggaaaataaaaattggtaatgtgcacttactaattgaagattttctagtgagatttcgatagatatttggacaaagcatttccaggaattatgaaaaccgatttgggaattattgcatatcttgagaataatctgttttggaaattccttggtgtccaaatttccttggtctataaatacctaagtttgcatttcgagcaaactaatcctcagagccagcaaaactacctagttgtgttattaCTGATGGAGCCGTCTAATTTAGATTTAACTTGTACAGGAATCCAGATAGTcagtgatgtattttcaaatggttgtagtgatagtggtaaaaagattcgtttcagacttgtgaaggaaatggaattttagatttaataaaattatatatacaaaaatattaacaagatgaagagagttactggcactcgggattccaccaattctcacattcacgcagttcaatatttaattccggacaattaaagctcataaaataacaaacatcgactctaaatctttgccaaggtagattttataaagaattatatgtaaatcacaagcatgacgcatcaaaagtacctaagactaagcatgtgacatcaaacgaaatcacaaataatcaagaaaaatcataaatcaattataatagtgcaaatagtcataaagaaattaaattgaattaccacatgggtgaaaaacagcttcctccgtcgtcccagtgatgggttctaactccgcatattgaaaacacgctcaaaattcatttttattgctcaaagggtgtttacaaggatgagaatggagatgaaataataaaacagtgaatgtgcgacccacagaaagcgtccaaaataaacGATACAGAAGAAGtcctattgttactgtagctctaagacccacacctacgacccacgccagtgagtctgtttcactgttgataaacgactgttccTGCGAGTcagtcttcgtgttcttggtgttgttcatcatcatcagcagcagaaactgaGTTTCATacactcttgatttctcgctcctgagctctcctatcgaccctaaactctcgacaccccttctactcaaccccagcaacctatttacaGCCAACAGACCcgtcgaatctcgctcattcactccatataattctctttaactcggcagtaaagaaaatatttccgggaatattttctttcctgtttcatcttctcacgcgttttcaagcctccaaattaccatatttaactccttcacgctccaacaggctgtgagggtcttccatgcacgcacaaaacacgttgaatcttctccaaatcacgtgaaacccgtgatatacacgaacttccCTGTTtccaacccgtgaattgtttagatgattttagccaattctggtcgaaccaaacgcccacagtgtgtttaataggccatatcacaactatctaccaaaaatcagccattgaatctccctagaacacgttcaacaattcgatcaaaaatctgcagaagtgttctccattttccggccaaaaacatttttttgaatttgcgccccttatccagtggtcgccccttatccgttgctggagtccgaataacacatgtccattggggtgcctttagtaatttttctggggtgtttccaacactttttctgggttcctccggtgcatttctggggtgtctttagtactctatcctagggtgtaaaacaccacttttcgacccaatttcgccgcaagagcttatttttccaaaaacatctacaaagatataaaataacacaataagtatttaatcgagtctaacaatacagaacattgagaacaaaatagacacataaatgcgtctatcaaatacccccaaacttattatttgctagtcctcaagcaaaattcatttttgaaaagtgaccgagttaatctcgggtgggtttatcagaggtgtacccacaaaaaaccatttactccaaaacctagctatctacgcagaaccttggaaggcactaaagagtctccttggttggcatacaaacatttactataggaggaagtaccctgatgcgaaattccaaaattcatatgtaagtgacaaagctctactcagatagtttcactatggacatcataaccggagtcaaaactaatcacatagataaataatgagatggatatagaaaaacatagatggttttgatgtttactaggtgaacggtgtttcccatatctttctgaaggccactactaggatgaacctatcctaatggactgagataccggtctgactaatatcaacacactggcatatacaagggaaccagtgattgactacatagaacaatattttattttattttgattaacggcatgaatagatcttttggatccaagcgcatgcttcttgtcaacagattacatgatagttcccacgggtcctagcagtggtaacaacttgaatcgtgggccccacctactctcttagagaaacatagtttaaaaacaaaacaaaataagaatagaagtgaaaaggactcaacgagatatggtgaaactatcatgttattactctgagctctgtgcttttatgaatagactctttcgatgtttccatctaatcagattggttcctcaactcctataaccaagatgttcccatccacttagattggttagtgccaaccttaataagcataaatttctaggctctggagtttatttatttattctgtaaCTGAAAAGTTTCacacatacccccaaacttaaatctaacattgtcctcaatgttctaaagataaaattaaaagcatgaacaaggagagaaattgttactatttgaagcaaaagagttaaggaaagatattaccgtgttgcatgagattgggttacctcccaagaagcgctaagtttaaagtcttcagccagacatcggaaggaattagtcatctcatagaatcaaaaagtaacagtcgaaataattgtgggtcttcaaaaccaaaaagagctgaccaaaggaaactacactagcccaagaaagtgaacaaggatagcatacccttatctagtttcctgattaagatatttatatctaattgtggttcaggttcaggtccTATGaaaggtctaaataaaatattttcattggttgcgtttcttcataggtgggatctgaatcattaggtcctagagtctggaaaaactcaaataagaacttagaagcacaaaacaataacctaaataattgaggatcctctaagtcaatcaggtttgacttacataactgaccacaatgagagtagtggtcattcttaagaaaatgtgtcgattctatcaacctaaagtacttaggctttgcttagtctcagaacttaataagtgacacagttgaaatttatacgttcccacaattggaagcaaACTATTTGCTGGTAAAACAAAtttaatcttggtattattgcctgggcaaaccacatcaaccagaggatgggtttctaatgactgaacttcttcctggacatcattaggttcgggaaaacgagtatgaagtaatcttgtaaaatggtcgaggcagagatatcaagtccaaaatgagggatctttgtaagagataaaggtatggcacaaggagaatgataatcacccccaaacttagatttttgggtatctctagatagactagctacaatttccttaatttctagatcattggaatcctgaaaatagtcaattgctccttcgaggttatactcaagcgacgcatccttactcatatttaatagctctacgagttcattttcttcgtctaagactattgtttttaagtcgctagactctaaaacagcattttcggaataaacccgttcctctaaagcattatcggcttcgtaatcaaaaggaaaaactacatcgtctaaaacggtggtatccctaatcaaatcctcgtccttttgaataggtgaataatcataaaaattatttggatttgaactagaatcattgtaaagctcaattggattaatagatccctgatcactatgcctacacatttcagattcttcattactactatcctcatcataatagtacgaagatgattgaaccttatctaaataagtagtgtcttttattctaacctcgtcctctaaattaggcaaatattcactattgatatcaagggtagtattagaaacactattttggaaatttagatcatttcgagcagcattagctaactgttcattttctgcctctagacgtgcctgaatttcactgagcataacacttatacgttcaccactctcgtttatcatctcagaataccgtgtacactcttcttttaaactattcattgcaactaatcgtttatacgtccttttaatccgttgttgggtctcttctagagaaggaacagattcagaaatatcataatcaggactagtttttaagtaattttccaaaaacgcgtaactagtactataatgttcctgattttcttgctcgtaagaccaattcgcgtgtggatagtaattgggctcactatggtatgaaccataaccttgaaaaggatggcgttcccaaccactattcccaacatggtcataaaaaggatgatgtccatattcaaattcaggtcgataatcattgtattggcttctatcataccagttcgacattcttaattgcaagggaattctacacaatcacaaacaaggttgactcgaccaaatcaaacctatagaatctagcaaacaaaaagcatgatggctccacttagattgttttctataccatcttttattccttcgaaaaagaattcgttacaatttgagcacacccctctggaatcaatccgagctaatgtaagttgaatcgaggcgagggaagctcagtggagctttgatacccaaggcctcaccgctatcacaaggcggcgcagtcacgcattcaacttacagaaaccatcaagaactttgaagtatgcttaaaagagtaaccaatatttttcggaagattttcctaccaagctcgttaccctatcggtctcgttctaatcatattttaagcttgggttcgcgttaggtttcgtttacctaaagcgggcaagaagggaacggtgatgaaatccgaacccttatcttatatggccagttcttgacctttactaggaaattaaagcagccggttcagtcctcaacatataatcaccttaaggcagacagtaaacctgctgacaggagattcgcgggtgtttagaagtttacctcccgtaccagatgggcgaagaaccgttgtagtcgactcgggccactgactccggtgtcagtgtgcgaacccgaggggccgagacgatattgtaatcgtcgtccttccctgcaaacattttatgtttaaaattttttttatataacccttccgtagggtttaaaattaaaataaattgtccaaagtccagtccaatgaaaagaaatacaaataataataataataattacaaaaaaaataaaatggaaagtctcttttaaaaaaaaaaataattctcttttttttctttatttttttgctttgtcttttttccttctctttttagctttaagctttgattccaaggtctttagtatccaacttcaaacctgtaatacaaagacacaaccaaaaagacgtaaaaagaacaaatggaataaaaaaaaataataaaaacctaaaaattctacctaagcacaaatcctcgtcggcggcgccaaaatttgatgtattttcaaatggttgtagtgatagtggtaaaaagattcgtttcagacttgtgaaggaaatgaaattttagatttaataaaattatatatacaaaaatattaacaagatgaagagagttactggcactcgggattccaccaattctcacattcatgcagttcaatatttaattccggaattaaagctcataaaataacaaacatcgactctaaatctttgccaaggtagattttataaagaattatatgtaaatcacaagcatgacgcatcaaaagtacctaagactaagcatgcgacatcaaacgaaatcacaaataatcaag
This portion of the Papaver somniferum cultivar HN1 chromosome 11, ASM357369v1, whole genome shotgun sequence genome encodes:
- the LOC113324931 gene encoding uncharacterized protein LOC113324931 codes for the protein MASDKKSLHPAFAVSNIKVLIPITLDIKQDEYSSWVFLLQLHLQAHNLLFLIDDSAPPPDLDAATILQLDALCRQWMFSTMAKDLMLTVLKTGKTAKELWNHLKNLFQDNKGSRAANLESKFVNLRFVDCNNVDDYCDKLQALSNRLSDLDFPMDEKRLVIQLVNGLPEEYNIVASFIQQSMPSFDTARSQLRTEEIRREKQSNYSSHTALAAANNQRSPATSSSVTSSFHSASAHQRSEPSSLMGHQAALLPTPPGPRRHPTAPNWAPQWTSPPSPYPDVPYWSQQHHLSGRGRGRQFRGRGRGRGRTFSAARSPQAYVTPTTEYLQPSDIAEAYSSMSIRAPDDDFYMDTGATSHITSDPGFEFEEDYSPM